ATTAGTAAAATTGATACATGTAGCTGTAATATAGGTGTATTTATGAATGTTAAGATTATAACTTACATGATTTATAGGGAACAGTACTTTCGAATTCCCAGCTTACTTGTAGATTGGTGGTGGCGGGGAAGCATAAATGTAAACTGGTGGTGGCGGTGATTTCACTGGAGGGGGAGGTGATTTGTAAATGTATGTGGGAGCCGGAGATGGGGATGGAGGAGGTGGTGATGTGTAGTGGTATGGAGGTGGAGGAGATTTTATAGGTGGGGGAGGACTCACATAATGGTAAGGAGGTGGAGGAGACGACGTTGGTGGTGGAGGGGATTTGTAGTAGTAGGGAGTACGAGGAGTGGGAGATGGTGGAGGAGGACTTTGATAGTGATAAGGAGGTGGTGGAGATGGAGATGGAGGTGGGGGAGATTTGTAATAGTAAGGAGGTGGAGGTGACGGGGATGGTGGTGGAGGTGATTTGTAATAGTAGGGAGGTGGTGGAGATGGCGATGGTGGTGGTGGAGAGTGATAGTAGTATGGGGGAGGAGGGGACGGAGAAGGTGGGGGTGGGCTCTTGTAATAGTATGGAGGTGGAGGAGATGGAGATGGTGGAGGGGGACTCTTGTAGTAGTAAGGAGGTGGTGGAGATGGCGATGGTGGTGGTGGAGAGTGGTAGTAGTATGGGGGAGGAGGGGAGGGAGACGGTGGAGGTGGACTCTTGTAATAGTACGGAGGTGGAGGGGATGGAGATGGTGGAGGGGGACTCTTGTAATAGTATGGAGGTGGAGGTGATGGGGATGGTGGTGGAGGTGATTTGTAGTAATAAGGAGGTGGTGGAGATGGCGATGGTGGTGGTGGAGACTTGTAGTAGTAAGGTGGGGGAGGGGATGGTGAGGGTGGTGGAGGAGATTTGTAATAGTATGGAGGTGGAGGGGATGGTGATGGTGGAGGTGGTGACTTGTAATAGTATGGTGGAGGAGGGGATGGTGATGGTGGTGGTGGAGACTTGTAGTAGTAAGGTGGGGGAGGGGATGGTGAAGGTGGTGGAGGAGACTTGTAGTAGTAAGGTGGGGGAGGGGATGGTGAAGGTGGTGGAGGAGACTTGTAGTAGTAAGGTGGGGGAGGGGATGGTGAAGGTGGTGGAGGAGACTTGTAATAGTATGGTGGAGGAGGGGATGGTGATGGTGGGGGTGGTGACTTATAGTAGTATGGTGGGTGTGGAATTTCTTTAGGTGGGGGAGGAGAATGATAATAGTATGGTGGAGGGGGGGATGATCTTGGAGGTGGAGGAGATTTGTAATAGTATAAGGTGGGGGAGGGGATGGTGAAGGTGGTGGAGGAGACTTGTAGTAGTAAGGTGGGGGAGGGGATGGTGAAGGTGGTGGAGGAGACTTGTAATAGTATGGTGGAGGAGGGGATGGTGATGGTGGGGGTGGTGACTTATAGTAGTATGGTGGGTGTGGAATTTCTTTAGGTGGGGGAGGAGAATGATAATAGTATGGTGGAGGGGGGGATGATCTTGGAGGTGGAGGAGATTTGTAATAGTATGGAGGTGGAGGGGATGGAGATGGTGGTGGTGGAGACTTGTAGTAATAAGGTGGAGAATAATAATGGACGGGTGGAGGCGGAGATTTGTACTTATAGACTGGTGTTGGAGGAGGAGGTGATTTGTAGTAGTAAGGAGGGTTAGGTATAGGTGATGGTGGAGGTGGAGACTTGTAGTAATATGGAGGAGAATAGTAATGTACAGGTGGAGGTGGAGACTTGTACACGTAAGTAGGTGATGGTGGAGGTGGTGACTTGTACAAGTAAGTAGGTGATGGTGGAGGAGGTGATTTGTACAAGTAAGTTGGTGATGGTGGTGGTGGGGAATTGTACTTGTAAACTGGTGTTGGAGGAGGAGGTGACTTGTAGTAGTAAGGAGGTGTAGGTACAGGAGATGGTGGAGGTGGAGAATTGTAATAATAAGGGGGTGATTTCACAGGAGGGGGAGGTGACTTGTAGTAATACGGAGGAGAATAATAATGGACAGGCGGAGGGGGTGACTTGTACGTGTAAGTTGGTGACGGTGGAGGCGGTGACTTGTATATGTAAACTGGTGTAGGAGGAGGAGGTGACTTGTAGTAGTAAGGAGTTGGTGAAGGCTTAGGTTTTTCACATTCTTCAAAATGCTTCTTAGAAGCATAAGCGAAGGGCTTAGCCTTGAGCACAACTTCATACTTATCTTTGGATTTGACCTTCAAGTCGGTTCCCTCGTTGAGCTTAGTAGGTATGTTGAAGGGAGAGTTTTTAGGTGGAGCATAAAGCTTGGCTTTGCACACTACGGAACCatatttgacataattaaagTTCGGAACTGTGATGCTATACTTTCCATTGCTCTTAGTTTTACCGTAGGCCTTGATGATGTTCCTTCCAGCTTTGCATTTTACCTCAACAACAGCACCtgtttgaaattaatatattttacatgtTTCAACGTagtgaaatataaataatgacaGAAATATTACAACGCCTTATTTTAAGCAGAGCACGTGTCTAGCTAAGCTATCCATGTCCCAGAGCATGTTCTTTATTAGGTAGCATTATTCAAAAGATAACGAATCAAAATATCTGTCGTATTGGTTTTCTTTATTACAGGCTACAaccaattattaaaaatgttgtatctatttataattaagttgatTCTTTTAATAGGTCTTGGTGCTCAAAGGTGAAGGGTGCATGCAGAAGATAAAATGCTTCATTTACTgtttaaaaatgaataactAAACTTTTAATGCACACACTATTACCAACTGTGTAATAAAATCTATTATATTTGAGTATAATAATTATGCAATATTTACACAAATATCTGTATGGCGGGATATAATTGAActttgtgtaattttttttacactctTCATACTAACTAAAtccattatttttttctcaaactataaaaatatttaaatgatatttaacatgaataatttattgtaaaaactaAAGATTTGAGCTAAATTTTAAGATTTCAAGATATTTACAATATCCGAGCCTCATCCAAAAGTGACAAATTAATTAGTAACAGCTTTTCTATAAAAATTAGTGTAGAGATTAAAATCAAAGGGTTGAAAAATGAATGTAATGTACCTTTGAGGTGTTTCTTATCATGAGACTTTTCGGGATACTCCCAGTCATAACATTTGTAGCTATATACTTTACCCACTACCTTCACAATCAATGGGTGGTGGTAGGGATGTGGGTAAGGATGTGGAGGATACACAACAGGTGGAGGAGGAGAATTATAGTAATATGGAGGTGGAGTGTACTTGGGTGGTGGTGGGGATTTATAGTAGTAAGGTGTTGGTGGTGGTGGCGATTTTACAGGAGGTGGTGGAGAATTGTAGTAGTAAGGTGGATGGGGGATTGGAGATGGAGGAGGAGGAGATTTGTAATAATAAGGTGGTGGAGGAGATGGTGAAGGTGGTGGAGGAGATTTGTAATAATATGGTGGCGGA
The genomic region above belongs to Cicer arietinum cultivar CDC Frontier isolate Library 1 chromosome 4, Cicar.CDCFrontier_v2.0, whole genome shotgun sequence and contains:
- the LOC101500219 gene encoding uncharacterized protein, whose translation is MIARGSDPKRGRLRPQMAMALAIVLISTTVASVAADGYPYYSPPPPSYEYKSPPPPSPSPPPPYEHKAPPYVYKSPPPPSPSPPPPYEYKSPPPPSPSPPPPYEHKAPPYEYKSPPPPSPSPPPPYEYKSPPPPSPSPPPPYYYKSPPPPSPSPPPPYYYKSPPPPSPSPPPPYYYKSPPPPSPSPPPPYYYKSPPPPSPSPPPPYYYKSPPPPSPSPPPPYYYKSPPPPSPSPPPPYYYKSPPPPSPSPPPPYYYKSPPPPSSSPPPPYYYKSPPPPYEHKAPPYYYKSPPPPSPSPPPPYYYKSPPPPSPSPPPPYYYKSPPPPSPSLPPPYYYKSPPPPSPSPPPPYYYKSPPPPSPSPPPPYYYKSPPPPYEHKAPPYYYKSPPPPSPSPPPPYYYKSPPPPSPSPPPPYYYKSPPPPSPSPPPPYYYKSPPPPSPIPHPPYYYNSPPPPVKSPPPPTPYYYKSPPPPKYTPPPYYYNSPPPPVVYPPHPYPHPYHHPLIVKVVGKVYSYKCYDWEYPEKSHDKKHLKGAVVEVKCKAGRNIIKAYGKTKSNGKYSITVPNFNYVKYGSVVCKAKLYAPPKNSPFNIPTKLNEGTDLKVKSKDKYEVVLKAKPFAYASKKHFEECEKPKPSPTPYYYKSSPPPPYYYHSPPPPKEIPHPPYYYKSPPPPSPSPPPPYYYKSPPPPSPSPPPPYYYKSPPPPSPSPPPPYYYKSPPPPSPSPPPPYYYKSPPPPSPSPPPPYYYKSPPPPSPSPPPPYYYKSPPPPSPSPPPPYYYKSPPPPSPSPPPPYYYKSPPPPSPSPPPPYYYKSPPPPSPSPPPPYYYKSPPPPSPSPPPPYYYHSPPPPSPSPPPPYYYKSPPPPSPSPPPPYYYKSPPPPSPSPPPPYYYHSPPPPSPSPPPPYYYKSPPPPSPSPPPPYYYKSPPPPSPSPPPPYHYQSPPPPSPTPRTPYYYKSPPPPTSSPPPPYHYVSPPPPIKSPPPPYHYTSPPPPSPSPAPTYIYKSPPPPVKSPPPPVYIYASPPPPIYK